Proteins from a single region of Pseudopedobacter saltans DSM 12145:
- a CDS encoding DUF4407 domain-containing protein, which translates to MKKITDFFWFCSGAHVELLKKYPTEHNKFIGIGATIFFTALFASLSGGYAMYFVFAGNTAAPIFAIVFGLLWGLAIFNMDRYIVASIKKTGSSNHQIMQALPRILLAIMIGIVISRPLELKIFDKEIRQKLKTSYLNGQRDKIDTLNKAFSNKYQLELKKLDELKTEKDSLEKDINRSRYILNQEVFGDKTNQTSGVIGFGTYAKQKQSIIDQKEQRLQQVRGQLQSSEDLVNRRKELEGLNSTRLFNERELDSLANVAGFADRNYALGQLSFNPDGTRDVDTYLAISFISFLFILLECLPVFVKLMSDKGPYDIALEHEESIAIYKSERNKDHEIMVTDDIQGTLNDTETSKRKTFIERRAKRDLEDFEY; encoded by the coding sequence ATGAAAAAAATAACTGACTTTTTTTGGTTCTGCTCCGGAGCTCATGTAGAACTACTCAAAAAATATCCCACAGAACATAATAAATTTATAGGTATTGGCGCCACAATTTTCTTCACGGCATTGTTTGCCAGTTTGTCTGGTGGATATGCCATGTATTTTGTCTTCGCCGGAAATACCGCCGCTCCGATTTTTGCAATAGTTTTCGGCTTGTTGTGGGGACTCGCCATATTCAATATGGATAGGTATATTGTTGCAAGCATAAAGAAAACGGGGTCTAGCAATCATCAGATTATGCAGGCACTTCCCCGGATTCTACTTGCTATCATGATTGGTATTGTAATCTCCAGACCTTTGGAATTAAAAATTTTCGATAAGGAAATCAGACAAAAGCTTAAAACAAGTTATCTGAATGGACAAAGGGATAAAATTGATACATTAAACAAGGCTTTTTCTAACAAATATCAGCTAGAACTTAAAAAACTTGATGAGTTGAAGACGGAAAAAGATTCTTTGGAAAAAGACATCAACAGATCGAGATATATATTGAACCAGGAAGTCTTTGGCGACAAAACAAATCAAACCAGCGGAGTCATCGGATTTGGAACGTATGCCAAGCAGAAACAGAGTATCATTGACCAAAAGGAACAGCGGCTGCAACAAGTAAGAGGACAACTGCAGTCTTCGGAAGATTTAGTAAACAGGCGCAAGGAACTTGAAGGCCTTAACAGTACCCGTTTATTTAATGAAAGAGAATTGGATAGCCTGGCGAATGTAGCCGGTTTTGCGGACAGAAACTATGCTTTGGGTCAGCTTTCATTTAATCCGGACGGTACACGGGATGTAGATACTTACCTGGCTATTTCTTTCATTTCCTTCTTATTTATCCTTTTAGAATGTTTACCGGTATTTGTGAAATTAATGTCTGATAAAGGCCCTTATGATATTGCACTTGAACATGAAGAATCGATAGCGATTTACAAGAGCGAAAGAAATAAAGATCACGAAATTATGGTGACGGATGATATCCAGGGCACATTGAATGATACCGAAACTTCAAAAAGAAAAACTTTTATCGAGAGAAGGGCTAAAAGAGATTTAGAGGATTTTGAGTATTAA
- the purD gene encoding phosphoribosylamine--glycine ligase, which yields MNILILGSGGRESTFSWKIAQSPLCTKLFIAPGNAGTKQYGENVNIKVSDFEAIKSLVLKENIELVIVGPEEPLVKGIHDFFLADADLKNIPVIGPKQDGAQLEGSKDFSKQFMQRHGVPTAASRTFTKDTLEEGLAYLETQSLPIVLKADGLAAGKGVLICTTLEEAKTELKLMLADAKFGEASSKVVIEQFLKGIELSVFVLTDGKDFIILPEAKDYKRIGEGDTGLNTGGMGSVSPVPFADEAFLQKVKDQVVIPTVEGLKKDNIDYRGFIFIGLMNDNGIPYVIEYNCRMGDPETESVFLRIESDVVEMFQAVAKQQIAGYELKVSPKTAATVVVVSAGYPGDYIKGKEITGTENVEDSMVFHAGTEADGDVIKTNGGRVLTVSTLQNDIFTALQQATADAGRIYFDGATFRKDIGFDLI from the coding sequence ATGAATATCCTTATCCTTGGTTCAGGCGGAAGAGAAAGCACTTTTTCCTGGAAAATTGCTCAAAGCCCATTGTGTACAAAATTGTTCATTGCACCTGGTAATGCGGGTACAAAACAATACGGAGAAAACGTCAACATAAAAGTATCAGATTTTGAGGCAATCAAAAGTCTTGTTCTTAAAGAAAATATAGAATTGGTAATCGTAGGTCCGGAAGAACCTTTGGTAAAAGGCATTCATGATTTTTTCCTGGCAGATGCTGATCTGAAAAACATTCCGGTAATTGGCCCTAAACAAGATGGTGCGCAATTAGAAGGAAGTAAAGATTTTTCGAAACAGTTTATGCAAAGACATGGAGTTCCTACAGCGGCTTCAAGAACCTTTACTAAGGATACTTTGGAAGAAGGACTGGCCTATCTGGAAACACAATCTTTACCTATTGTGCTAAAAGCAGATGGATTGGCTGCCGGAAAAGGTGTTTTAATCTGCACAACATTAGAAGAAGCTAAGACCGAACTGAAGCTGATGTTAGCAGATGCGAAATTTGGCGAAGCAAGTTCTAAAGTTGTAATTGAACAGTTTCTGAAAGGAATTGAATTATCTGTCTTTGTACTTACCGACGGTAAAGATTTTATCATCTTACCAGAAGCAAAAGATTACAAGAGAATAGGCGAGGGCGACACAGGTTTGAATACAGGCGGTATGGGGTCTGTTTCTCCAGTTCCTTTTGCAGACGAAGCCTTCTTACAGAAAGTAAAAGATCAGGTAGTTATTCCAACAGTAGAAGGACTTAAAAAAGATAATATTGATTACAGAGGCTTTATCTTTATCGGTTTAATGAACGATAATGGAATTCCATATGTAATTGAATACAACTGTAGAATGGGCGATCCGGAAACGGAAAGTGTTTTCTTAAGAATAGAGAGCGACGTAGTAGAGATGTTTCAGGCGGTAGCCAAACAACAGATTGCCGGTTATGAGTTAAAAGTATCTCCAAAAACGGCAGCTACGGTTGTGGTTGTATCAGCAGGTTATCCGGGAGATTATATCAAAGGTAAGGAAATAACAGGTACAGAAAACGTAGAAGATTCAATGGTTTTTCACGCGGGAACAGAGGCAGACGGAGATGTGATTAAGACCAACGGAGGTCGTGTGTTAACCGTAAGTACATTGCAGAATGATATCTTCACAGCTTTGCAACAAGCAACAGCTGATGCAGGAAGGATTTATTTTGACGGTGCTACTTTTAGAAAAGATATAGGGTTCGATTTGATTTAA
- a CDS encoding PIN domain-containing protein, with amino-acid sequence MKGKNPGLERKLQSLSSENCFISEITLAELKFGVEKSEGPEKNRKVLENFLTGVQILPIFHSLDRYAKKKRG; translated from the coding sequence ATGAAAGGTAAGAATCCAGGTCTTGAAAGAAAACTTCAAAGTTTATCTTCCGAGAATTGCTTTATATCTGAAATAACGTTAGCAGAACTTAAATTCGGGGTCGAGAAAAGTGAAGGACCAGAAAAAAACAGAAAGGTATTAGAGAACTTTCTTACCGGGGTTCAGATACTTCCTATTTTTCATTCACTAGATAGATATGCCAAAAAAAAGCGAGGATAG
- a CDS encoding TlpA disulfide reductase family protein, which yields MKKLLLALLLSPSLLFAQDKFSLKGQLDTKNNNKKIYLVHLEDQGEKIDSAVINNGQFHIDIQLDKPSIAILLLDHTGNSLKNQGAKDIYRFFIEPGQATLQAKDSIAKATVKGLKILDENKAFEENTKLINTKLESLNKEFASLSDAKKADQDVLLSFQKRYATLMGERQDIIKKFVSGNPSSFISLYYLNSELANDEMNVPEIEGLYNSLAENLKSNIFGKMVKQRLDQGKVTGIGVLAKDFEEKTPEGISLKLSSFKGQYVLVDFWASWCMPCRQENPHLVSAYEKYKDKGFTILGVSIDQSADAWKKAIKTDGLLWAQLLDTTQKIAMEYGIDAIPKNYLLDKDGKIIAKNLRGLALEEKLKEVLK from the coding sequence ATGAAGAAATTACTTTTAGCACTTTTATTAAGCCCCAGCTTACTTTTTGCCCAGGATAAATTTAGCCTGAAAGGCCAGCTCGATACAAAAAACAATAACAAAAAAATTTATTTGGTTCATCTGGAAGATCAGGGCGAGAAAATAGACTCGGCTGTTATAAACAATGGGCAGTTTCATATCGATATTCAATTAGACAAACCCAGTATTGCGATATTACTTCTGGACCATACAGGAAATTCATTAAAGAATCAGGGAGCTAAAGATATATACCGTTTTTTTATAGAACCGGGACAGGCTACATTACAGGCTAAAGATTCGATTGCTAAAGCTACTGTGAAAGGCCTGAAGATTTTGGACGAGAATAAGGCTTTTGAAGAGAATACAAAGCTTATCAATACGAAATTGGAATCTTTGAATAAAGAATTCGCTAGCCTGTCTGACGCAAAAAAAGCAGATCAGGATGTTCTACTTTCTTTTCAGAAACGTTATGCGACCTTAATGGGAGAAAGACAAGATATTATTAAAAAATTTGTTTCCGGCAATCCATCATCTTTTATAAGTCTCTATTATCTGAATAGTGAGTTGGCGAATGATGAAATGAACGTTCCGGAGATAGAAGGTTTATATAATTCCCTTGCTGAAAACTTAAAATCGAATATCTTCGGAAAGATGGTAAAGCAGCGTCTGGATCAGGGTAAAGTAACCGGTATTGGTGTCCTGGCAAAGGATTTCGAAGAGAAAACTCCAGAAGGTATCTCCCTTAAACTATCATCTTTTAAAGGGCAGTATGTACTGGTAGATTTTTGGGCATCATGGTGTATGCCTTGCAGGCAGGAAAACCCACATTTAGTGAGCGCTTATGAAAAATACAAGGATAAAGGCTTCACTATTTTAGGTGTATCTATAGATCAAAGTGCGGATGCCTGGAAAAAGGCTATTAAAACAGATGGCCTTTTGTGGGCTCAACTGCTGGATACTACACAAAAAATAGCTATGGAATATGGCATAGATGCTATTCCTAAAAATTATCTATTGGATAAAGATGGTAAAATCATTGCGAAAAATTTACGTGGGCTGGCTTTGGAAGAGAAGTTGAAGGAAGTTCTGAAATGA
- a CDS encoding formimidoylglutamase, with product MSLADFFTPIRIEKISPKNGYINSHLGSKIKAYVDDFPDLSSEEFDIAIIGVADDRGSVNNNGCALAPDYVREKLYALHEGVFKSKVADLGNILPGEQLSDTYIAVKSVVTELIKQNILPIIIGGSQDITYGQYLGYEALEQKVDLLVVDSHFDMNEIYDESNNHTDSDSYLNHIFLHQPNYLFNFSNLGYQTYFVSQDSLRVMDKLLFDTKRLGEVSGAIYLAEPTIRNADMISFDISSIRSADAVANMNATPNGFYGEEACQICRYAGYSDKLSSIGFYEFNPACDQNGQTAMLLAQMVWCFLDGFYNRKRDVPMNPKSDYIVYKTPLQNNEHELIFVKSKKTDRWWMQVPYPSAGSKNERFHFIPCLYEDYKLAVSGEMPDLWWRTYQKLI from the coding sequence ATGTCTTTAGCAGATTTTTTTACTCCTATCCGAATAGAAAAAATAAGTCCAAAAAATGGCTATATCAACAGTCATTTAGGATCAAAAATAAAAGCTTATGTGGATGATTTCCCAGACCTTTCTTCGGAGGAATTTGACATAGCCATAATAGGTGTTGCAGACGACAGAGGTAGTGTAAACAATAATGGATGCGCACTTGCTCCTGACTATGTGCGGGAGAAATTATACGCTTTACATGAAGGCGTTTTTAAATCTAAAGTTGCAGATCTTGGAAATATTTTACCGGGAGAACAGCTATCTGACACCTATATTGCCGTAAAGAGCGTTGTTACTGAGTTAATTAAACAAAATATATTACCGATTATCATTGGCGGGAGTCAGGATATAACTTATGGTCAATATCTTGGCTACGAGGCTCTGGAACAAAAGGTAGATTTACTGGTTGTAGATTCTCATTTCGACATGAATGAGATTTATGATGAGAGCAATAATCATACGGATTCGGATTCTTATTTAAACCATATATTCCTGCACCAACCTAACTATCTTTTTAACTTCAGTAATCTGGGATATCAAACTTATTTTGTTAGTCAGGATAGTTTAAGGGTAATGGATAAATTACTTTTTGATACTAAAAGACTGGGCGAGGTTAGTGGTGCCATATATTTAGCGGAACCAACTATCAGAAACGCAGATATGATCAGCTTCGATATCAGCAGTATCCGTTCGGCCGATGCTGTGGCAAATATGAATGCGACTCCGAATGGGTTTTATGGTGAAGAAGCTTGCCAAATTTGCCGTTATGCGGGATATAGCGATAAGTTAAGTTCGATTGGTTTTTACGAATTTAACCCGGCCTGTGATCAGAACGGACAAACTGCCATGCTTTTAGCCCAAATGGTCTGGTGCTTTCTGGATGGTTTTTATAACCGAAAGAGGGATGTTCCTATGAATCCCAAATCGGATTATATTGTGTATAAAACACCGCTGCAAAATAATGAACATGAACTTATTTTTGTAAAGAGCAAAAAAACAGACCGGTGGTGGATGCAGGTTCCTTATCCTTCTGCCGGTTCGAAAAACGAACGTTTTCATTTTATTCCATGTTTATACGAAGACTACAAATTGGCCGTTAGTGGAGAAATGCCTGATTTGTGGTGGAGAACCTATCAAAAATTGATTTAA
- a CDS encoding SDR family NAD(P)-dependent oxidoreductase, whose product MILITGATGFLGAELARQLVEAGHQVRCTKRENSTIPKILLSYKSEIEWVNADVLDLSDLEDAFSGVTQVYHCAAKVSFDQKDEKQMNTTNVEGTANIVNLCLDFGARLVHVSSVAAIGNPKANEPVTERNFWDAYDKNGRYAISKYQSEMEVWRGIEEGLSAVIVNPSVIIGEHVGENGSGQLFELVAKGLKYYTKGNIGLVDVQDVATIMVKLMESNIENERFILNAENYSYERLFKEIAKSYSVNTDLKPIARWKLNLAVRLSLIAKLFVGNIKGLTQDVVAAAFNQTLYSSDKVKETLQVQFLPLAESIERTAKGIS is encoded by the coding sequence ATGATTTTGATTACCGGTGCAACAGGCTTTTTAGGAGCAGAACTTGCCCGCCAGTTGGTGGAGGCAGGACATCAGGTAAGGTGTACGAAAAGAGAAAATTCCACCATTCCGAAAATTTTGCTTTCCTATAAAAGTGAAATAGAATGGGTTAATGCTGATGTATTAGATCTCTCGGATTTAGAAGATGCTTTTTCAGGAGTTACACAAGTGTATCATTGTGCGGCAAAAGTTTCTTTCGATCAGAAAGATGAAAAGCAAATGAACACCACCAATGTTGAAGGTACTGCAAATATTGTAAATCTTTGTTTGGATTTTGGAGCCAGATTGGTACATGTTAGTTCCGTTGCTGCTATAGGAAACCCAAAGGCAAATGAACCGGTAACCGAAAGAAACTTTTGGGATGCTTATGATAAAAATGGAAGATATGCCATTTCCAAATACCAAAGCGAAATGGAGGTGTGGCGGGGCATAGAAGAAGGGTTAAGCGCTGTTATTGTGAACCCTTCTGTTATTATAGGTGAGCATGTTGGCGAAAATGGAAGCGGACAGCTTTTTGAATTGGTAGCCAAAGGCTTAAAATATTATACAAAAGGAAACATAGGTTTGGTTGATGTGCAGGATGTAGCAACTATCATGGTTAAATTAATGGAAAGCAATATCGAAAACGAACGGTTTATTTTGAACGCCGAAAACTATTCGTACGAACGTCTTTTTAAAGAAATTGCAAAATCCTATAGCGTAAATACTGATCTAAAACCTATTGCTCGATGGAAACTTAATCTGGCAGTTAGACTAAGCTTAATCGCTAAACTATTTGTAGGTAATATTAAAGGCTTAACTCAGGATGTTGTTGCCGCTGCTTTCAACCAGACACTTTATTCCAGTGATAAAGTAAAGGAAACATTGCAAGTACAGTTTTTACCGCTTGCCGAAAGTATAGAAAGAACGGCTAAAGGCATTTCCTAA
- a CDS encoding linear amide C-N hydrolase, with product MRLFVLLTTAALSFSALLQSKACTRVVYKGPDGTFITARSMDWKDEIAANLWALPKGIVRNGEVGPQSVTWKSKYGSVVSTAWDIATVDGINEKGLVANVLWLVESEYPKFDPKGNKKGITISAWAQYVLDNFATVKEAVNYLRDEPFVIVSDYIPGTQKYTTLHLSISDATGDNAIFEYINGKLVVHHSASYAVMTNSPIFEEQLALNKYWEGIPGTVMLPGTNRAADRFVRASYYINAIPQTADQRVAVASVFSVIRNCSVPFGISSPTEPNISSTRWRSVSDQKNLVYYFETALTPNTFWVDVKGFDLSEKGKVMKLDLSNNATYNGKSNQHFKEAKPFKFLGI from the coding sequence ATGAGATTATTTGTACTATTGACTACGGCGGCTTTAAGTTTTAGTGCTTTACTGCAATCGAAGGCTTGCACCCGAGTAGTTTATAAAGGTCCGGATGGTACTTTTATAACTGCCAGATCTATGGATTGGAAAGATGAGATAGCAGCTAATTTATGGGCTTTACCCAAAGGAATAGTAAGAAATGGAGAAGTAGGGCCACAATCTGTTACATGGAAATCGAAGTATGGAAGTGTTGTGAGTACTGCATGGGATATTGCGACTGTAGATGGAATTAATGAAAAAGGCTTGGTTGCTAATGTTCTTTGGCTGGTAGAATCGGAGTACCCTAAGTTTGATCCGAAGGGGAATAAAAAGGGCATAACGATTTCTGCCTGGGCACAATATGTGCTGGATAATTTTGCTACGGTAAAAGAGGCGGTAAATTATTTGCGAGACGAACCTTTTGTAATTGTCAGCGATTATATTCCGGGAACGCAGAAATATACAACTTTGCATCTTTCAATATCAGATGCTACCGGAGACAATGCGATTTTTGAATATATAAATGGAAAACTGGTGGTGCATCATAGCGCTTCTTATGCCGTTATGACGAATTCTCCAATTTTTGAGGAGCAACTGGCTTTAAATAAATATTGGGAAGGTATCCCCGGAACAGTTATGCTACCCGGAACAAACAGGGCGGCGGACAGGTTTGTAAGAGCATCGTATTATATTAACGCGATACCCCAAACGGCGGATCAACGCGTTGCTGTGGCCAGCGTATTTAGTGTAATCAGAAATTGTTCTGTTCCTTTTGGAATTTCATCGCCAACAGAACCGAATATTTCATCTACACGCTGGAGGTCGGTTTCTGACCAGAAAAATCTTGTTTATTACTTTGAAACCGCATTAACTCCAAATACTTTTTGGGTTGATGTAAAGGGATTTGACTTAAGTGAAAAAGGTAAAGTGATGAAGCTTGATTTGTCGAATAACGCGACATACAATGGGAAGTCAAACCAACATTTTAAAGAAGCAAAGCCATTTAAATTCTTAGGTATATAA
- a CDS encoding HAD-IB family phosphatase, whose translation MNQYFIIDFDSTFTQVEALDELARISLKNHPDREDIYKKIEDLTNQAMEGKLSFSQSLEGRVKLLQANKNHLKELVKHLKTKVSSSFSRNKKFFKEHSDEVLIVSGGFKEFITPVVTPYGIKKENIYANTFVFDEKGQIIGYDRSNPLSEEGGKVKLLQNNLKLEGDIYGIGDGYSDFQLKESGLIKKFFAYTENIERKTVAERADHVTPSFDEFLYINQLPRAISYPKNRILCLLVGDVPQKAIDFLKADGFSIRHKETFEEKYVKDVGMLLLADGESVSDETLSRAEKLKTIGYFGKAEGKINYDICAEKGIVVFESAKSAGENKKIVAKRVADFVNTGTTYKSSNFPNLQLPKMDGAHRLIHIHKNVPGVMSEITKVFAKHHINIVSQFLMTTSRIGYVITDINTQYDKSVIKELKAVENTIKFRILY comes from the coding sequence TTGAATCAGTACTTTATTATAGATTTCGACAGTACTTTCACACAAGTGGAAGCATTAGACGAGTTAGCGAGAATCTCGTTGAAAAATCATCCCGACAGAGAAGATATCTACAAAAAAATCGAAGATTTAACCAACCAGGCAATGGAAGGTAAACTATCTTTCTCGCAAAGCTTAGAGGGCCGCGTGAAGTTGTTACAAGCTAATAAAAATCATTTAAAAGAGCTGGTTAAGCATTTAAAGACAAAGGTTTCGAGTTCGTTTTCCAGAAATAAAAAATTCTTCAAAGAGCATTCTGATGAGGTTTTAATTGTGTCTGGAGGGTTCAAGGAGTTTATTACTCCCGTAGTGACGCCTTACGGAATTAAAAAGGAAAATATCTATGCAAATACTTTTGTGTTTGATGAAAAGGGACAGATAATAGGTTACGACAGATCAAATCCACTCTCGGAAGAAGGAGGAAAAGTAAAACTTCTTCAAAATAATTTAAAATTAGAAGGGGATATATACGGGATAGGTGATGGTTATTCTGATTTTCAATTGAAGGAATCGGGATTAATTAAGAAGTTTTTTGCATATACGGAAAATATAGAACGTAAAACTGTTGCGGAAAGAGCAGACCATGTTACCCCAAGTTTTGATGAGTTTCTGTACATCAACCAACTGCCACGTGCTATCTCTTATCCTAAGAACAGAATTTTGTGTCTTTTGGTTGGTGATGTTCCTCAAAAAGCAATAGATTTCCTGAAAGCGGACGGTTTTTCTATTAGACATAAGGAGACTTTTGAAGAGAAATACGTGAAGGATGTGGGTATGTTGCTTTTAGCTGATGGGGAAAGTGTGTCGGATGAAACATTGAGCAGAGCAGAGAAACTTAAAACGATTGGTTATTTTGGTAAAGCGGAAGGTAAAATCAATTACGATATATGTGCCGAAAAAGGCATCGTAGTATTCGAAAGTGCAAAATCGGCTGGTGAGAATAAGAAAATAGTAGCCAAACGGGTTGCGGATTTTGTTAATACCGGAACGACCTATAAAAGTTCGAATTTTCCGAATTTGCAATTGCCAAAAATGGATGGCGCACACCGGTTAATTCATATTCATAAAAACGTACCGGGCGTAATGTCGGAGATTACAAAAGTGTTTGCCAAGCATCATATCAATATTGTGAGTCAGTTTTTAATGACTACATCGAGGATTGGTTATGTGATTACCGATATCAATACGCAATATGATAAATCGGTTATAAAAGAGCTTAAAGCGGTAGAAAATACGATTAAGTTTAGGATTTTATATTAA
- a CDS encoding YceH family protein, which produces MNQEQQELLPVLTAEEQRVLGCLIEKSRTTPDYYPMTLNSLTAACNQKSSRKPVVDYDEETVVLALDSLKKKKLISTVTGGGSRVVKYKHNFAIHFPVVPSDLAILCLLLLRGPQTPGEINTNSGRLYEFESIEEVVENLERLSSGDMPYVVQLSKRPGQKEARYAHLLGGEIDIDDEDIFPEEPARRNVGELEQRLSVVEQELAELKDAFNKLMKELMG; this is translated from the coding sequence ATGAACCAGGAACAACAAGAATTATTACCCGTTTTAACAGCCGAAGAGCAAAGGGTTTTAGGATGTCTTATAGAAAAAAGCAGGACTACTCCGGATTATTATCCAATGACTTTAAACTCCTTAACTGCTGCCTGTAATCAAAAATCGTCCAGAAAGCCGGTAGTAGATTATGATGAGGAAACGGTTGTTTTGGCGCTGGATTCTTTAAAAAAGAAAAAACTTATTTCTACAGTTACCGGTGGAGGAAGCAGGGTAGTAAAATATAAACACAATTTTGCTATTCATTTTCCGGTGGTACCGTCAGATCTGGCTATTTTGTGTTTGTTGTTATTAAGAGGACCTCAAACTCCTGGCGAGATTAATACAAATTCCGGCAGACTTTACGAGTTTGAATCTATTGAAGAGGTTGTAGAAAATTTGGAGAGATTATCTTCGGGAGATATGCCATATGTAGTTCAGTTGTCAAAGAGACCGGGACAAAAAGAAGCCAGGTATGCACACCTTCTTGGCGGTGAAATTGATATAGATGATGAAGATATTTTTCCGGAAGAACCAGCTAGACGGAATGTAGGCGAGTTGGAGCAAAGACTTTCTGTGGTAGAGCAAGAATTGGCCGAACTAAAAGATGCTTTTAACAAGCTAATGAAGGAATTAATGGGTTGA
- a CDS encoding helix-turn-helix domain-containing protein, which produces MKLDLFNAETEKVWKSISGNAPNDLLQLEIELYKKLLVYFQIGESCYFIFNFQNLCFDYVSEDVETLLGYRAEEVTSTFLLENIHAEDRGWFLACQDHATQFSTTLPLDKKMKYKVQYDFRLKKRNGKYAKLMLQSVVVHVDNEGGIIRTLVVLTDISHIKKYGRPSISYIGMDREPSYMEVDIKHPYLDDKYLFPKNTKQLENKEWEKYGTSSLSQTKIEEYCTRIEKGFTEEQWFLDAGLSLKVLSEKSNIPMHYISQIINQRFGKNFSNYVNLYRIETLKQKLLDPAQHHITIEGLAYMSGFNSKASFQRMFKRHTGMSPKEYRNKSK; this is translated from the coding sequence ATGAAGCTTGACCTATTCAACGCTGAGACGGAAAAAGTTTGGAAAAGTATTTCAGGAAATGCGCCAAACGATCTGCTGCAATTGGAAATTGAATTGTATAAGAAACTGCTTGTCTATTTTCAAATAGGGGAGAGCTGTTATTTTATTTTTAATTTTCAGAATTTGTGTTTTGACTATGTAAGTGAAGATGTCGAAACTTTGCTTGGATACAGGGCGGAAGAAGTAACTTCTACATTTCTGTTGGAAAACATACATGCAGAGGACAGAGGATGGTTTTTAGCCTGTCAAGACCATGCTACACAATTCTCGACTACTTTACCTCTGGATAAAAAGATGAAGTATAAAGTGCAATACGATTTCAGGTTAAAGAAAAGAAATGGGAAATATGCCAAGTTAATGCTTCAATCTGTTGTGGTTCATGTAGACAATGAAGGCGGAATCATCAGAACTTTGGTTGTTTTAACTGATATATCACACATTAAAAAATATGGCAGGCCGAGTATTTCTTATATAGGAATGGACCGGGAACCGTCCTATATGGAAGTTGATATTAAACATCCTTATTTAGACGATAAATATCTTTTTCCAAAAAATACGAAACAACTGGAAAACAAAGAGTGGGAAAAGTACGGAACATCGTCATTATCGCAAACTAAAATAGAGGAATATTGCACCAGGATTGAGAAGGGTTTTACAGAAGAACAGTGGTTTTTAGATGCCGGGCTAAGTTTGAAAGTGCTTTCTGAAAAGAGTAATATTCCTATGCATTATATTTCGCAGATTATTAATCAGCGATTTGGTAAGAACTTTTCGAATTATGTAAACCTGTATCGTATTGAAACGCTGAAACAAAAGCTGTTGGACCCAGCGCAACATCATATCACAATAGAAGGTCTGGCTTATATGAGCGGCTTCAATTCAAAGGCGTCTTTTCAGCGTATGTTCAAAAGGCATACTGGTATGTCGCCGAAAGAATATCGTAATAAATCTAAATAA